One Campylobacterota bacterium DNA segment encodes these proteins:
- the aroB gene encoding 3-dehydroquinate synthase: MTININLKRVVDDSYPIHIGELPEIAYDGKVAVLTNPKVAGLHLQRLLSRLKAKEVYVITIPDGEHYKNLQTVESILDRMFDHRLNRKSLLVAFGGGVIGDMGGFAASLYNRGIDFVQVPTTLLSQVDASVGGKTGVNNRFGKNLIGAFHQPKAVYIDPAFLSTLPPREFGAGVAEIVKMAVTFNAPFFEWLETNDLREGDNLVHALQKAVETKAGVVEADEKEQGLRAALNYGHTFGHVIENETKYETYLHGETVAIGMVMANDLACETGLMQPAQAERVKAVLERYGLPLSYPIADVEKFYGAFFLDKKSADSSITFILPKGIGGVEITDAIDAPTVKKTLAKFAGNRS, encoded by the coding sequence ATGACGATCAATATCAACCTTAAACGCGTTGTCGACGACTCGTATCCCATCCATATCGGGGAATTGCCGGAGATCGCGTACGACGGAAAAGTCGCGGTTCTCACCAACCCCAAAGTGGCGGGGCTGCATCTGCAGCGCCTTCTCTCCCGTCTCAAAGCCAAAGAAGTCTACGTCATCACGATTCCAGACGGCGAACACTACAAAAATCTCCAGACCGTCGAATCGATTCTGGACCGGATGTTCGATCACCGTCTCAACCGCAAGTCGCTTCTCGTCGCCTTCGGCGGCGGCGTCATCGGCGATATGGGCGGGTTTGCCGCCAGCCTCTACAACCGAGGCATCGATTTCGTCCAGGTCCCTACGACGCTCCTGAGCCAGGTTGATGCGAGTGTCGGCGGAAAAACGGGGGTGAACAACCGTTTCGGCAAAAATCTGATCGGGGCGTTCCATCAGCCCAAGGCGGTTTACATCGACCCCGCTTTCCTCTCCACCCTTCCCCCGCGCGAGTTTGGGGCGGGCGTCGCCGAGATCGTCAAAATGGCGGTCACCTTCAACGCGCCGTTTTTCGAATGGCTCGAAACCAATGACCTGCGCGAGGGCGATAACCTGGTACACGCGCTGCAAAAAGCGGTTGAAACCAAAGCCGGCGTCGTCGAAGCGGATGAAAAAGAGCAGGGGTTGCGTGCCGCCCTCAACTACGGCCACACGTTCGGGCACGTCATCGAAAACGAAACGAAATACGAAACCTATCTGCACGGCGAGACGGTGGCAATCGGGATGGTTATGGCCAACGATCTGGCGTGCGAGACTGGGCTGATGCAGCCTGCGCAGGCGGAACGGGTCAAAGCGGTCCTGGAACGCTACGGACTGCCGCTGTCGTATCCGATCGCCGACGTCGAAAAGTTTTACGGCGCGTTTTTCCTCGACAAAAAAAGCGCCGACAGCTCGATCACTTTCATCCTCCCCAAAGGGATCGGCGGGGTTGAAATCACCGATGCGATCGATGCGCCGACAGTCAAGAAAACCTTGGCCAAATTTGCGGGGAACCGATCGTGA
- a CDS encoding TIGR02757 family protein — MERRKLKALLDGEAAARNCENELCESRPDPLMVARRFPDEHHALTCALFAYGSAKAIVAFTASLEPSYIGMEEERLREQLRGKYYRFQNSEDIVQWFVTLGRLRVCGGAEAVFMQGYAKEGVIGGLSTLIGKLYDLNPYRSQGYEFLIGKPVSSPSKASAMKRWMMYLRWMVRRDELDMGLWNGVKRSELIMPLDTHTFNVSRSLGLLERGTCDLRAALELTENLRLFDPEDPLRYDFALYRIGQEKMLAETGKRANMVQSRHQVKG, encoded by the coding sequence ATGGAGCGCAGAAAGCTCAAAGCGCTACTCGACGGCGAGGCGGCGGCGCGAAACTGCGAAAATGAACTGTGCGAATCGCGCCCCGACCCGCTGATGGTCGCGCGGCGTTTCCCCGACGAACACCATGCACTGACCTGTGCGTTGTTTGCGTACGGAAGCGCCAAAGCGATCGTCGCTTTTACCGCGTCGCTCGAACCGTCGTACATCGGCATGGAGGAGGAACGGCTGCGCGAACAACTTCGGGGGAAATATTACCGTTTTCAGAATAGCGAGGACATCGTGCAGTGGTTCGTAACGCTGGGGAGGCTTCGCGTCTGCGGAGGTGCGGAAGCGGTATTCATGCAAGGCTACGCAAAAGAGGGGGTCATCGGAGGGCTTTCGACGCTTATCGGGAAGCTCTATGACCTTAACCCCTACCGTTCGCAAGGGTATGAATTTTTGATCGGCAAACCGGTTTCGTCCCCCTCGAAAGCCTCGGCGATGAAACGGTGGATGATGTACCTGCGCTGGATGGTGCGCCGCGACGAACTGGATATGGGTCTGTGGAACGGGGTGAAGCGTTCGGAACTGATCATGCCGCTTGATACCCATACGTTCAACGTCTCCCGCAGTCTCGGGTTGTTGGAACGGGGAACGTGCGATTTGCGCGCGGCGCTCGAACTGACCGAAAATCTCCGCCTTTTCGACCCCGAGGACCCTCTCAGATACGATTTCGCCCTCTATCGCATCGGACAGGAGAAGATGCTCGCCGAAACGGGGAAGAGGGCAAATATGGTACAATCACGCCACCAAGTAAAAGGGTAA
- a CDS encoding mechanosensitive ion channel domain-containing protein yields MKRLAPLAFAALMIGMSAFAASDKNDTPPSVEISKEVQVQQARDEVAKIQKELSKASSVWIKSYNSYMAYQEARKNLRQIKWRIEELQNRRQTVERKLEIEALQAKEKILTDQVELLKAQGTSPFVSLLKPDEAGEQPTITNPFEIVTGLSYIKRLNSQYKDYLLREEELQELISLLERQVGLYKDLMRLDPKGDYEVELEATMLQVEKFKLALETLISTAEVYEKRIESTEAKINEEIKEQISKLLNIVLIVVVLFVVSFLVKRILKRYIVDNERLYMANKILTFINVTLVVLILMFSYIDNVGYLATVLGFASAGLAIAMRDWFMSLLGWLVIVVGGAIHVGDRIRVVKDGVEYVGDVLDVSLQRITIMEDVTLTTVEVNRRAGRIVFIPNNYIFTTLISNYSHGSLKTVWDGIDIVITFDSNHKKAAHIVKEITRKYSKGYTDITRKQINKLRDRYSLKNSNVEPRIFTLTAPYGIRISGWYLTNAYATLTLRSTITADVIDAFNAEPDITIAYPTQTFYTGPIPPKAPMPESEA; encoded by the coding sequence GTGAAACGTTTGGCCCCTCTGGCCTTTGCGGCCCTGATGATCGGCATGTCGGCCTTCGCCGCCTCCGACAAAAACGACACTCCGCCTTCGGTGGAGATCTCCAAAGAGGTACAGGTACAGCAGGCCCGCGACGAAGTGGCCAAAATCCAAAAAGAGCTCTCCAAGGCGAGCAGCGTCTGGATCAAAAGCTACAACTCCTACATGGCCTATCAGGAAGCGCGTAAAAACCTCCGCCAAATCAAATGGCGGATCGAAGAGCTTCAAAACCGCCGCCAGACGGTCGAACGCAAACTCGAGATCGAGGCGCTGCAGGCCAAAGAGAAAATCCTCACCGATCAGGTCGAACTTCTCAAAGCGCAGGGGACCAGCCCGTTCGTCTCGCTGCTCAAGCCCGACGAGGCGGGGGAACAACCGACGATCACCAACCCTTTCGAGATCGTGACGGGACTCTCCTACATCAAACGCCTCAACAGCCAGTACAAAGATTATCTGCTGCGCGAAGAGGAACTTCAGGAACTGATTTCCCTGCTCGAGCGGCAGGTGGGGCTCTACAAAGACCTCATGCGGCTTGATCCCAAAGGGGATTACGAAGTGGAACTCGAAGCGACGATGCTGCAGGTTGAGAAATTCAAACTTGCCCTTGAAACGCTCATTTCCACCGCCGAAGTCTACGAAAAACGGATCGAATCGACCGAAGCCAAAATCAACGAAGAGATCAAAGAACAGATCAGTAAACTGCTCAACATCGTTTTGATCGTCGTGGTGCTGTTTGTGGTGTCGTTTCTGGTCAAACGGATCCTCAAGCGTTACATCGTCGACAACGAACGCCTCTATATGGCGAACAAAATTCTCACGTTCATCAACGTCACCCTGGTCGTGCTGATCCTGATGTTCAGCTACATCGACAACGTCGGCTATCTGGCGACGGTTCTGGGATTCGCGTCGGCAGGTCTTGCGATTGCGATGCGTGACTGGTTCATGAGCCTTTTGGGATGGCTGGTGATTGTGGTCGGCGGGGCAATCCACGTCGGCGACCGGATCCGCGTCGTCAAAGACGGGGTTGAATACGTCGGGGATGTGCTGGACGTATCGCTGCAGCGGATTACGATCATGGAGGACGTCACCCTTACCACGGTAGAGGTGAACCGCCGTGCCGGCCGGATCGTGTTCATCCCGAACAACTACATTTTCACGACGCTGATTTCGAACTATTCGCACGGGTCGCTCAAAACGGTATGGGACGGGATCGATATCGTCATCACGTTCGATTCGAATCATAAAAAAGCGGCTCACATCGTCAAAGAGATCACCCGCAAGTATTCGAAAGGCTACACCGACATCACCCGCAAACAGATCAACAAGCTGCGCGATCGCTACAGCCTCAAGAATAGCAACGTCGAGCCCCGTATTTTTACCCTGACCGCCCCTTACGGGATCCGTATCAGCGGCTGGTATCTCACCAACGCCTACGCAACGCTGACGTTGCGCTCGACGATTACGGCCGACGTGATCGATGCGTTCAATGCCGAGCCCGACATCACGATCGCCTATCCGACCCAGACGTTCTACACCGGGCCGATTCCGCCCAAAGCCCCCATGCCGGAGAGCGAGGCGTGA
- a CDS encoding TrkA C-terminal domain-containing protein → MKRILIVSDGAIGRHFIERVMGAYTSENVYYVVQTYENTFEGYNPERFKFFRFDPTSAYKINALLDNDFWQVVLAMEEQSDLEQTIKNIRTYKPSLRIIALDLWHAKSPEDDIEWVNTQELIAANLIDYLPNIPVLAKNIGLGSGEIMEVLVPFGSSFVYRHIGSIEQKNWKIAAIYRNRQLILPADNRMIQPNDTLVLVGDPGVLRSIYRAIKRELGQFPAPFGSRLYLYIDMKSEHKSSIMALVRRSIFIQKKLRQPLIVKVINPGDIDTLRMIKASAEGNVTVEICYATGNEEGMILDDIKKYHIGLFLVSHRAFGRKSIRKKLYAGNVPVLKLAERSFSSVRESVVVLSEEGYIENISTTIFDVSSQFGFNLELIDYTHEEEGRKGEVIEHFNNLSAIFSKSIQVVEQEENPIQTLRDRENFLHILPFTEKMFINPLRACFSTDPEVLYRKLGRYHQLFIPTQI, encoded by the coding sequence ATGAAGAGAATTCTGATCGTCAGCGACGGGGCAATAGGGCGCCATTTCATCGAACGGGTCATGGGCGCCTACACCAGCGAAAACGTCTATTACGTCGTTCAGACCTACGAGAACACGTTCGAAGGGTACAATCCCGAACGGTTCAAATTTTTCCGTTTCGATCCCACCAGCGCCTACAAGATCAACGCACTCCTCGATAACGATTTCTGGCAGGTTGTTTTGGCGATGGAAGAGCAAAGCGATCTGGAACAGACGATCAAAAATATCCGCACCTACAAACCTTCGCTGCGCATCATTGCCCTGGACCTGTGGCATGCAAAGAGTCCCGAAGACGACATCGAATGGGTCAATACCCAGGAACTCATCGCCGCCAACCTGATCGACTACCTCCCCAATATCCCGGTTCTGGCCAAAAATATCGGTCTGGGGTCCGGCGAGATCATGGAGGTGCTCGTCCCGTTCGGAAGTTCGTTCGTCTACCGCCACATCGGCTCGATCGAGCAGAAAAACTGGAAAATCGCCGCCATCTACCGTAACCGCCAGCTGATTCTTCCCGCCGACAACCGGATGATCCAGCCCAACGACACCCTCGTCCTCGTCGGGGATCCCGGGGTTCTGCGCTCGATTTACCGCGCGATCAAGCGGGAACTGGGACAGTTTCCCGCACCGTTCGGAAGCCGCCTGTACCTCTACATCGACATGAAAAGCGAACACAAAAGTTCGATCATGGCGCTGGTGCGCCGCAGCATTTTTATCCAGAAAAAACTTCGCCAGCCCCTCATTGTCAAAGTGATCAATCCCGGCGATATCGACACGCTGCGGATGATCAAGGCGTCGGCGGAAGGGAACGTGACGGTTGAAATCTGTTACGCGACCGGCAACGAGGAGGGGATGATCCTCGATGATATCAAAAAATATCATATCGGGCTCTTCCTCGTTTCGCACCGTGCGTTCGGACGCAAATCGATCCGTAAAAAACTTTATGCGGGGAACGTCCCGGTGCTCAAACTCGCCGAACGGTCGTTTTCCTCGGTGCGCGAAAGCGTCGTCGTCCTCAGCGAGGAGGGGTACATCGAGAATATCTCCACCACGATTTTCGACGTTTCGTCGCAGTTTGGATTCAATCTCGAACTGATCGATTATACTCACGAGGAAGAGGGGCGAAAAGGGGAAGTGATCGAGCATTTCAACAACCTCTCGGCCATTTTCTCCAAGTCGATCCAGGTCGTAGAGCAGGAAGAAAATCCCATCCAAACGCTGCGTGATAGGGAGAATTTCCTTCACATTCTTCCGTTTACCGAGAAGATGTTCATCAACCCGCTGCGCGCTTGTTTTTCTACCGATCCCGAGGTACTCTACCGCAAACTCGGACGTTATCACCAGCTCTTTATTCCGACGCAGATCTAG